Proteins encoded in a region of the Pelagicoccus sp. SDUM812003 genome:
- a CDS encoding ATP-binding protein, translated as MTAPRPPFRQHRFSYEAKIVLNAALCALPGFVLCALLMLAYDSEWEVWVTVMIFLILPWPLLAWRLQSRISNPIKIATNILGSIREGDYTMRTKRIGEKDGTIVELYKEINYISELLEHSRTAGIETQSAIVKIMEHIDVAILVVDQNRVVKQANDAARRLIASITNWEASPIDCSVDELRIAFCLDDSPSDFSRFSYRDASRRFEGRRGIFRMEGQRYSLILLTDITQASSEQERESWKRLLRVLGHELNNSLAPISSLANTLHKITRATEMDSETKTDLLDGMETIATRSEDIVRFMKDYTQLARLPEPNVRAVSISHVLRKVCQLYSEEVQLDLPSTSPYALADPSQIEQAMINLVKNACEATSHRAKSVRVSTRSSEESVAISIEDEGPGISNPDNLFVPFYTTKENGSGIGLAISKQIVEAVGGSLSLKNRTDRQGCIASITLKRA; from the coding sequence GTGACCGCCCCGCGCCCACCGTTTCGCCAGCACCGCTTCTCCTACGAAGCCAAGATCGTGCTCAACGCGGCTCTCTGCGCCCTACCCGGCTTCGTTCTCTGCGCCTTGCTCATGCTGGCCTACGATTCCGAATGGGAGGTCTGGGTGACGGTCATGATTTTCTTGATACTCCCTTGGCCACTTCTGGCCTGGCGCTTGCAAAGCCGCATCTCGAACCCCATCAAAATCGCCACCAACATTCTCGGCTCCATCCGCGAGGGCGACTACACTATGCGTACCAAGCGCATCGGAGAAAAGGACGGCACCATCGTCGAGCTGTACAAGGAAATCAACTACATCTCCGAGCTGCTGGAGCATTCCCGAACCGCAGGCATCGAAACCCAGTCCGCCATCGTCAAGATAATGGAGCACATCGACGTGGCCATACTCGTCGTCGACCAGAACCGCGTCGTCAAGCAAGCCAACGACGCGGCGCGCCGCCTCATCGCATCGATCACCAACTGGGAGGCCTCGCCCATCGATTGCAGCGTCGACGAGCTGCGCATCGCCTTCTGCCTGGACGACTCACCCAGCGATTTCAGCCGCTTCTCCTACCGCGACGCTTCTCGGCGCTTCGAAGGACGTCGCGGCATATTCCGCATGGAAGGCCAGCGCTATAGCCTCATCCTGCTGACCGACATCACCCAGGCTTCGAGCGAGCAGGAACGCGAGTCATGGAAACGCTTGCTCCGCGTGCTGGGACATGAGCTCAACAACTCGCTGGCACCCATCAGCTCGCTGGCCAACACCTTGCACAAAATCACCCGAGCCACCGAGATGGATTCGGAGACGAAGACCGACCTGCTCGACGGCATGGAAACCATCGCCACGCGTTCGGAGGACATCGTGCGCTTCATGAAGGACTACACCCAGCTGGCCCGTCTGCCCGAGCCGAACGTTCGAGCAGTCAGCATCTCTCACGTGCTGAGAAAAGTCTGCCAGCTCTACTCCGAAGAGGTTCAGCTCGATCTGCCATCGACCTCTCCCTACGCCTTGGCGGATCCTTCCCAAATCGAGCAGGCTATGATCAATCTGGTGAAAAACGCCTGCGAAGCCACCAGCCATCGAGCGAAATCCGTTCGCGTCTCCACTCGGTCCAGCGAGGAAAGCGTCGCCATCTCCATCGAGGACGAAGGCCCGGGCATCTCCAATCCCGACAACCTGTTCGTGCCTTTCTATACCACGAAGGAAAACGGCAGCGGCATCGGTCTGGCAATCAGCAAGCAAATCGTGGAGGCGGTCGGGGGCTCCCTTTCCCTAAAAAACCGAACCGATCGCCAAGGCTGCATCGCGAGCATCACCCTCAAGCGAGCCTAG
- a CDS encoding ABC transporter ATP-binding protein encodes MSDNQALIHLENISKVFLTDEIETHALSDINLDINEGEFLSISGPSGCGKSTLLSILGLLDSPSDGSYTLAGRQVATLDNNERSRIRNLDVGFIFQSFNLIGDLTVYENVELPLIYRGLKSADRKSRVMEALEKVQMSHRQSHYPHQLSGGQQQRVAVARALGGSPRILLADEPTGNLDSKNGAMVMQMLQDLNNEGATICMVTHDERYNEIASRIVHLFDGKIVDETVRAKAVATA; translated from the coding sequence ATGTCCGACAACCAAGCTCTCATCCACCTCGAAAATATCTCGAAAGTCTTTCTGACCGACGAGATCGAAACGCACGCCCTCTCCGACATCAACCTCGACATAAACGAGGGAGAGTTCCTTTCCATCAGCGGGCCGTCCGGTTGCGGGAAGTCGACCCTTCTCTCCATCCTCGGACTGCTGGATTCCCCATCGGACGGTTCCTACACCCTGGCTGGACGCCAGGTGGCCACGCTCGACAACAACGAACGCTCGCGTATCCGTAATCTGGATGTAGGCTTCATTTTCCAAAGTTTCAACCTGATCGGCGATCTCACGGTCTACGAAAACGTGGAGCTCCCGCTCATCTACCGCGGCCTCAAGTCAGCGGATCGCAAAAGCCGCGTCATGGAGGCTCTGGAAAAGGTCCAAATGTCCCACCGCCAAAGCCACTACCCGCATCAGCTTTCCGGCGGCCAGCAGCAGCGCGTCGCCGTGGCCCGCGCCCTTGGAGGCTCCCCGCGCATCCTGCTCGCCGACGAGCCCACAGGGAACCTCGACTCCAAAAACGGCGCCATGGTCATGCAGATGCTGCAGGACCTGAACAACGAAGGCGCCACGATCTGCATGGTCACTCACGACGAGCGATACAACGAGATCGCGTCACGCATCGTGCACCTGTTCGACGGCAAGATCGTCGACGAAACGGTGAGAGCCAAAGCGGTCGCCACCGCCTAA
- a CDS encoding HlyD family efflux transporter periplasmic adaptor subunit, which produces MDIVRKDLKQKKRRKQIISAGIAVVAIAAGAWWLSTLDVSTPTVEHDRVWLGHVEQGEMMREARGIGTLVPEDFRWIASETSGRVEQIIVRPGAWVEPDTAIMILSNPTLEQQALDAKLAYEAAQADYVTYDVQLQNNILQLRSNLAQLEAQQKEAALDAEIDTELNKEGLVSDLQMRRSLLRHEQLTTRLDIERQRLEFSERNLDTQLSARKAQVNQAKARFDLLRDQFEGLTVVAGVAGVLQKQTVEEGMQVGIGQNLSQVADPKNLKAVVRIAEINAKDLSIGLPAVVDTRNGKVRGAISRVDPNVENGTVAVDIRFTERLPEGARPDLTVEGVVEFERLANVIKVKRPASSRPDAQMTIFKLQPESDFALRVPVVYGKASVNQIEVVEGLQPGDEVVLNDMSEWDTHDKIRIQ; this is translated from the coding sequence ATGGACATTGTTAGAAAAGACCTGAAACAAAAGAAGCGCCGCAAGCAGATCATCTCTGCTGGCATCGCCGTAGTGGCGATCGCCGCCGGCGCCTGGTGGTTGAGCACTCTCGACGTCTCCACCCCCACCGTGGAGCACGACCGCGTTTGGCTCGGCCACGTCGAGCAAGGCGAGATGATGCGAGAAGCGCGCGGCATCGGCACCTTGGTGCCCGAGGACTTTCGCTGGATCGCTTCCGAAACCAGCGGTCGCGTGGAGCAGATCATCGTGCGCCCTGGCGCCTGGGTCGAACCGGATACCGCAATCATGATCCTGAGCAACCCCACGCTGGAACAGCAAGCGCTCGACGCCAAGCTCGCCTACGAGGCGGCGCAAGCGGACTACGTCACTTACGACGTCCAGCTGCAGAACAACATTCTCCAGCTTCGCTCCAATCTCGCTCAGCTCGAAGCCCAGCAAAAGGAGGCCGCCTTGGACGCCGAGATCGATACCGAGCTCAACAAGGAGGGGCTCGTATCCGATCTGCAAATGCGCCGCTCGCTCCTCCGGCACGAACAGCTGACCACCCGGCTGGATATCGAACGCCAGCGCCTCGAGTTCAGCGAAAGAAATTTGGATACCCAGCTCTCCGCCAGGAAAGCCCAGGTCAACCAAGCAAAAGCCCGATTCGACCTTCTGCGCGACCAGTTCGAAGGCCTCACCGTGGTAGCCGGAGTGGCAGGCGTGCTGCAAAAGCAGACGGTCGAAGAGGGTATGCAGGTCGGCATCGGTCAAAACCTTTCACAGGTCGCCGATCCCAAAAACCTGAAAGCCGTGGTTCGCATCGCCGAGATCAACGCCAAGGATCTCAGCATCGGCCTCCCAGCCGTGGTCGACACCCGCAACGGCAAAGTTCGCGGCGCCATATCACGCGTCGATCCCAACGTGGAAAACGGCACCGTCGCAGTCGACATTCGCTTCACCGAACGCCTGCCCGAAGGAGCCCGCCCCGACCTGACCGTCGAAGGCGTGGTAGAATTCGAACGGCTGGCAAACGTGATCAAGGTCAAACGCCCCGCCTCCAGCCGACCGGACGCGCAGATGACCATCTTCAAGCTCCAGCCCGAAAGCGATTTCGCCCTGCGCGTGCCAGTCGTCTACGGCAAAGCGTCCGTCAACCAGATCGAAGTCGTGGAAGGTCTCCAGCCAGGCGACGAAGTCGTGCTCAACGACATGAGCGAATGGGACACTCACGACAAGATCCGTATCCAATAA
- a CDS encoding sigma-54 dependent transcriptional regulator has protein sequence MPTNNRVLIADDNRDVLQAIRLALKAEGFLPDCVSTPADALKRVEQNDYATVLIDLNYHLDTTSGKEGMELLERIKEREPDLPVVVMTAWASIDVAVECMRRGASDFLQKPWEDERLIAIVRTQCLLHETRIHTTRLKAETRSLRKKGVSGFVAQSRVMKPVLELVESVADSDASILITGENGTGKGVIANLIHQNSSRSDASFISVNMGGIPEGVFESELFGHVKGAFTDAKENRIGRFEMASGGTLFMDEVANMPMAQQQKLLRALETREFERVGSSKTLRLDARLITATNADLQAEVDQSRFRMDLLYRLNTITIHLPPLRERVEDIEPLATSFLSKYTSKYRKADLGFSQNALEAMKAYEWPGNIRELDHAIERAALTCRQDEIGEAELGLNPSRESPSRANLDDMSLEEVEAYLMRRTLARCDGKANEAAKELGLSRSAFYRRMQRYGL, from the coding sequence ATGCCTACGAACAATCGCGTGCTTATCGCGGATGACAACCGGGACGTCCTGCAGGCGATCCGGCTGGCCCTGAAGGCCGAAGGCTTTCTACCCGATTGCGTCAGCACCCCGGCAGACGCTCTGAAGCGCGTCGAACAAAACGACTACGCGACCGTCCTGATCGATCTGAACTACCATCTCGATACCACCTCCGGCAAAGAGGGCATGGAGCTTTTGGAGCGGATCAAGGAGCGCGAGCCGGATTTGCCCGTAGTAGTGATGACCGCTTGGGCGAGCATCGACGTAGCGGTCGAATGCATGCGGCGCGGCGCCAGCGACTTTCTGCAGAAGCCATGGGAGGACGAACGGCTTATCGCCATCGTGCGCACTCAATGTCTGCTGCACGAAACGCGTATCCACACCACTCGACTCAAGGCGGAAACCCGCAGCTTGCGCAAGAAGGGCGTGTCGGGCTTCGTGGCTCAATCGCGCGTGATGAAACCCGTGCTCGAGCTGGTGGAAAGCGTGGCCGATTCGGACGCAAGCATACTGATCACCGGGGAAAACGGAACCGGCAAAGGCGTCATTGCAAACCTGATACACCAGAATTCCAGCCGATCCGACGCCTCCTTCATATCGGTCAACATGGGAGGAATTCCGGAAGGCGTTTTCGAAAGCGAACTCTTCGGTCACGTCAAAGGGGCGTTCACCGACGCCAAGGAAAACCGCATCGGCCGCTTCGAAATGGCCTCCGGCGGGACGCTTTTCATGGACGAAGTGGCCAACATGCCGATGGCCCAACAGCAAAAGCTCCTCCGCGCCTTGGAAACGCGCGAGTTCGAACGCGTCGGGTCCTCCAAGACGCTGCGGCTCGACGCCCGGCTGATCACCGCAACCAACGCCGACTTGCAAGCTGAGGTCGACCAGTCGCGCTTCCGCATGGATTTGCTGTACCGACTCAACACCATCACCATCCACCTTCCCCCCTTGCGCGAGCGCGTGGAAGACATCGAGCCGCTAGCCACGTCATTCCTTTCCAAATACACCAGCAAGTACCGCAAGGCGGACCTAGGCTTTTCCCAGAACGCCCTCGAAGCGATGAAAGCTTACGAGTGGCCGGGAAACATTCGCGAGCTGGACCACGCTATCGAACGGGCCGCCCTCACCTGCCGCCAGGATGAGATCGGCGAAGCAGAGCTCGGACTAAACCCGTCGCGCGAAAGCCCCTCCCGAGCCAATCTCGACGACATGAGCCTGGAAGAGGTCGAAGCCTACCTCATGCGCCGCACGCTGGCCCGCTGCGACGGGAAAGCGAACGAAGCAGCCAAGGAGCTCGGCCTCAGCCGCAGCGCCTTCTACCGCCGCATGCAACGCTACGGGCTGTAG
- a CDS encoding ABC transporter permease: MSFANDFIVGLRQIRKNPGSAILAVVAYAVGLGLVGLMLTLIFGVVRAHPKDIDFDTTQTLSWDESTKHLWKSGTQTPNLRYRDFRELHDQQDVFQHLASQRGQTFSIVVDDYAERFSGSFVSAEYFDALTLKPQLGRFFQEGDDLPGSEKKAVISDHLWRNQLEGRDSIVGDYLTVNGEPILIIGVAGKDVDFPSQNDIWVVESLDPLAMKRGEGDQLFVIGQLKPEYTPASALIELNTIAKRFEKAYPESNTGYVSFQMEPMSSVYLGKEMKRMFYLMFICSLLVLLIACTNVANLTLSRATHRVKELAIRSSLGGNRGRLVGQMIVEGFSLAIIGGLLGLVITIWSSKATWAWIAEAEEANAPEWMNMDVDLQVVGLLSLITLFASLVASIIPAIKASRANVNDILKDNSRGSTGLKIGLFSKLLALFQLCVSCGLLITTSTMVSTAQDTAVFKPPYDPSGMMSARFDLPETTGGDAGNAELLARIQARLENTQGLQGIGFTTSIDMLFNWNSRWEVQGMQQETADDFIRARHEIVSDNYFDLLGIPILYGRGFEFTDQGENAQNVCVINQPLAKRLWPDENPVGKQIRDVWQDDFPWLTIVGVVPDTKMAGPGPRDDEELGGVYRPMSSAPQDSVTVFAKSSGNPTAQANLIRAVLYDIDPSIALYRVKTVAQAVKDANFGPLFFRNMFGLFGIAALALASIGVYGVMDFSVRQRFQEFGIRQALGANSATIMKQVLRLGAAQIAIGIGLGALLGWALVSVISQALGGFNVAILNYVIPVLVTTAIAAIALFTPAREVISANLANCLREE; this comes from the coding sequence ATGTCATTCGCAAACGATTTCATTGTAGGTCTCCGACAAATACGGAAGAATCCCGGCAGCGCCATACTCGCAGTGGTCGCCTACGCCGTCGGCCTCGGCTTGGTCGGCCTGATGCTTACACTCATCTTCGGAGTGGTTCGCGCCCACCCCAAGGACATCGACTTCGACACGACGCAAACCCTCTCGTGGGACGAGTCCACCAAGCACCTTTGGAAGAGCGGCACTCAAACGCCGAACCTTCGCTATCGCGATTTTCGCGAGTTGCACGACCAGCAAGACGTGTTTCAACACCTCGCTTCCCAGAGAGGACAGACCTTTTCCATCGTTGTAGACGACTACGCGGAGCGCTTCTCCGGCAGCTTCGTTTCAGCGGAATACTTCGATGCGCTCACCTTGAAACCTCAGCTCGGCCGATTCTTTCAAGAAGGAGACGACCTGCCTGGCTCCGAAAAGAAGGCTGTCATCTCCGACCACCTGTGGCGAAACCAACTCGAAGGTCGCGATTCCATCGTCGGCGACTACCTCACCGTAAACGGCGAGCCGATTCTCATCATCGGAGTTGCAGGCAAGGACGTCGACTTCCCCAGCCAAAACGACATCTGGGTGGTGGAATCGCTCGATCCCTTGGCGATGAAACGCGGCGAAGGCGATCAGCTTTTCGTCATCGGACAACTGAAACCTGAATACACGCCTGCATCCGCCTTGATCGAACTCAACACGATCGCCAAGCGATTCGAAAAAGCGTATCCAGAAAGCAATACAGGCTACGTTTCCTTTCAAATGGAACCCATGTCGAGCGTCTACCTGGGCAAGGAGATGAAGCGCATGTTCTACCTCATGTTCATCTGTTCGCTGCTCGTCCTGCTGATCGCCTGCACGAATGTGGCAAACCTCACCCTCTCCAGGGCGACGCACCGGGTGAAGGAGCTGGCCATACGCTCCTCGCTCGGAGGCAATCGCGGCAGATTGGTCGGTCAAATGATCGTGGAGGGCTTCTCTCTCGCCATCATTGGCGGACTGCTAGGCTTGGTGATCACGATCTGGTCCTCCAAGGCCACTTGGGCGTGGATCGCCGAAGCGGAGGAAGCCAACGCTCCGGAGTGGATGAATATGGATGTGGACCTTCAAGTTGTCGGCCTGCTATCGCTCATCACCCTGTTCGCCAGCCTCGTCGCCAGCATCATCCCGGCCATCAAGGCGTCCCGAGCCAACGTAAACGACATCCTAAAAGACAATTCCCGCGGCTCCACCGGACTGAAGATCGGCCTGTTCAGCAAGCTGCTGGCCCTCTTTCAGCTCTGCGTCTCCTGCGGTTTGCTGATCACCACCTCCACCATGGTCAGCACCGCGCAGGATACCGCAGTCTTCAAGCCTCCCTACGATCCTAGCGGCATGATGTCCGCTCGTTTCGATCTGCCGGAGACCACCGGCGGTGACGCCGGAAACGCGGAGCTGTTGGCCCGCATCCAGGCCCGGCTCGAGAATACGCAAGGCTTGCAGGGCATCGGATTCACCACCTCTATCGACATGCTATTCAACTGGAATTCCCGTTGGGAGGTGCAAGGCATGCAGCAGGAAACGGCCGACGACTTCATCCGGGCCCGTCACGAGATCGTCTCCGACAACTACTTCGACCTTCTCGGCATCCCGATCCTTTACGGACGCGGCTTCGAGTTCACCGATCAAGGCGAAAACGCCCAGAACGTCTGCGTCATCAACCAGCCATTGGCCAAGCGGCTCTGGCCGGACGAAAACCCGGTCGGCAAGCAGATCCGCGATGTCTGGCAGGACGATTTCCCCTGGCTGACGATCGTGGGCGTGGTGCCCGACACCAAAATGGCAGGCCCCGGACCGCGCGACGACGAGGAGCTCGGCGGCGTCTATCGCCCCATGAGCTCCGCCCCGCAGGATTCCGTCACCGTCTTCGCCAAGTCATCCGGCAACCCGACCGCCCAAGCGAACCTGATCAGAGCCGTCCTCTACGACATCGATCCCAGCATCGCCTTGTACCGCGTCAAGACTGTCGCTCAAGCGGTCAAGGACGCCAATTTCGGCCCTCTCTTCTTCCGAAACATGTTCGGTCTCTTCGGCATCGCGGCGCTCGCCCTCGCTTCCATCGGCGTCTACGGCGTAATGGATTTCTCAGTACGCCAGCGCTTCCAAGAGTTTGGCATTCGCCAAGCCCTTGGGGCGAACTCCGCCACCATCATGAAGCAGGTCCTGCGACTGGGGGCCGCTCAGATCGCCATCGGCATCGGCCTGGGCGCCTTGCTCGGTTGGGCCCTGGTCAGCGTGATCAGCCAAGCCTTGGGCGGATTCAACGTCGCGATTCTGAACTACGTTATCCCCGTTCTCGTCACCACCGCCATCGCGGCCATCGCCTTGTTCACTCCCGCCCGCGAAGTCATCAGCGCCAATCTCGCAAACTGCCTTCGAGAAGAATAG
- a CDS encoding beta galactosidase jelly roll domain-containing protein has translation MKRFLSLAFISIAFTSSSLANENVMCDTRHSDRVLRFPREWKFSVGDDPAWADPAFDDRDWGKISVPNAWEREGYRHYDGFAWYRVSFKTPKNTTGQLFVALGEIDDADEAYLNGTLVGGLGMFPPHYKTAWGQGRAYPISKDLLNPDGENVLAVRVYDGEQEGGIRSGRVGIYESRMPAITANLEGKWLFRAGDNLEWAQPETDTTDFQIVTVPSLWDDFGYKDYDGIGWYRKTFSVDPGELQGQMVMLLGKIDDMDQVYLNGELIGATGDFEQPSTRAYNHLRNYYFPASLLTQQNTIAVRVYDLEHGGGIYQGPLAIVTQKDYIDYWEERRKENTLLNDIRNLFE, from the coding sequence ATGAAACGCTTCCTCTCTCTCGCTTTCATCTCCATCGCCTTCACCTCCAGCTCGCTGGCCAACGAAAACGTCATGTGCGACACGCGCCACAGCGATCGCGTGCTGCGCTTTCCCCGCGAATGGAAGTTTTCCGTCGGCGACGACCCCGCATGGGCAGACCCGGCCTTCGATGATCGCGACTGGGGAAAGATTAGCGTGCCAAACGCCTGGGAGCGCGAAGGCTACCGACACTACGATGGTTTCGCCTGGTACCGCGTCTCCTTCAAGACCCCAAAAAACACGACCGGCCAGCTCTTCGTGGCGCTCGGCGAAATCGATGATGCGGACGAAGCTTACCTCAACGGCACGCTCGTCGGAGGTCTAGGAATGTTTCCGCCTCACTACAAAACCGCCTGGGGACAGGGTCGCGCCTACCCGATCTCCAAGGACCTGCTGAACCCTGATGGCGAAAACGTTCTCGCGGTACGCGTCTACGATGGAGAGCAGGAAGGCGGCATCCGCTCCGGCCGCGTCGGCATCTACGAATCGCGCATGCCTGCGATCACAGCCAATCTCGAAGGCAAGTGGCTCTTCCGAGCCGGAGACAATCTCGAATGGGCCCAGCCTGAAACCGACACCACCGACTTTCAGATCGTCACCGTCCCTAGCCTGTGGGATGATTTTGGATACAAGGACTACGACGGCATCGGCTGGTATCGCAAAACGTTTTCCGTCGATCCCGGAGAGCTGCAGGGCCAGATGGTGATGCTGCTGGGAAAGATCGACGACATGGATCAAGTCTACCTCAACGGCGAGCTCATCGGAGCAACCGGCGATTTCGAGCAGCCCAGCACACGAGCCTACAACCACCTGCGAAACTACTACTTTCCCGCTTCCCTGCTAACGCAGCAAAACACCATCGCGGTCCGCGTCTACGATCTCGAGCACGGCGGTGGCATCTACCAAGGCCCGCTCGCCATCGTCACCCAGAAGGACTACATCGACTACTGGGAGGAACGGCGAAAAGAAAACACCTTGCTCAACGACATCCGAAACCTCTTCGAGTAG